In one window of Gemmatimonadota bacterium DNA:
- a CDS encoding phage holin family protein has protein sequence MTMLLKMILTTLAILLVTNVYPGIQVDSVTTAIIAAVVLALINTIVRPVVVVLTLPISMLTLGLFLLVINAAMLYLAAWLVNGFDVGGYWDALIASFIISVVVALLNGLIKSKS, from the coding sequence ATAACCATGCTGCTGAAAATGATCCTGACGACCCTGGCCATCCTGCTGGTGACCAACGTGTACCCCGGTATCCAGGTCGATTCGGTGACCACCGCAATCATCGCGGCCGTCGTACTGGCCCTCATCAATACGATCGTGCGGCCCGTCGTCGTCGTCCTGACCCTGCCCATCAGCATGCTCACGCTGGGTCTCTTCCTCCTCGTCATCAACGCGGCCATGCTGTACCTGGCCGCCTGGCTTGTCAACGGGTTTGACGTGGGCGGATACTGGGACGCCCTGATCGCATCCTTCATCATCTCGGTCGTCGTGGCCCTGTTGAACGGGCTGATCAAGAGCAAGAGCTGA
- a CDS encoding alpha/beta hydrolase, which translates to MDRSCLSVSYCNPTGMGIYCRAGEWDQEVRTEIHCYWFDFARSRSMVAPARKEAGLTVPPAIWEIPEPLSTDSVKVDDDAVIVLRRHGNPAGPRLVLSHGNGLAIDLYYPFWSLLTAGFDLVVHDLRNHGWNEVGAQENHRFDAFSRDHDSIFVAIEKLYGVKPTVGVFHSISALAALHLPSRGNHYSAMVLFTPPLCNTGPIYSEFEQRAVRTGNMLRVREPWFRTREELAELHTNLHYFQHAVPGVFDLVARTTLRESGTGQGYELRCPREYEAQIWYEASQPAVSVDFASLRCPTRIVGSDPALDPNRPYFDYRAAAGVDYKFVPETTHFLQLEKPEECAAVMLDFLSRQGFVESP; encoded by the coding sequence ATGGACAGATCCTGTTTATCAGTGTCATATTGTAACCCTACCGGAATGGGGATATATTGTCGCGCAGGGGAATGGGACCAGGAGGTCCGTACCGAGATCCACTGTTATTGGTTCGATTTCGCTAGATCGAGAAGCATGGTCGCGCCAGCAAGAAAGGAAGCCGGTTTGACAGTACCTCCAGCAATTTGGGAGATACCCGAGCCGCTGTCCACTGACAGCGTCAAGGTGGACGACGACGCCGTCATCGTCCTGAGACGTCACGGGAATCCGGCGGGCCCCCGGCTTGTCCTGAGTCACGGAAATGGCCTCGCCATCGACCTCTACTACCCGTTCTGGTCGCTGCTGACCGCCGGTTTCGACCTGGTGGTCCATGATCTCAGGAACCACGGATGGAACGAAGTCGGTGCCCAGGAGAACCATCGTTTCGATGCTTTTTCCCGCGACCACGACAGCATCTTCGTAGCGATCGAGAAGCTCTACGGCGTGAAACCCACGGTGGGCGTCTTCCACTCCATTTCTGCCCTGGCCGCCCTGCACCTGCCATCGAGGGGCAACCACTACTCCGCGATGGTGCTGTTCACACCGCCTTTGTGCAACACGGGCCCGATATACAGCGAGTTCGAGCAGCGGGCGGTGCGAACGGGTAACATGCTCAGAGTGAGGGAGCCGTGGTTCCGGACTCGGGAAGAGCTCGCCGAACTACATACCAACCTGCATTACTTCCAGCATGCTGTGCCGGGCGTCTTCGATCTCGTTGCCCGGACGACCCTCAGGGAGTCCGGGACGGGACAGGGTTACGAGCTCCGATGCCCGCGCGAGTACGAAGCGCAGATCTGGTATGAAGCCTCGCAACCTGCGGTGTCTGTGGACTTCGCCTCCCTGCGGTGTCCCACCCGGATCGTCGGGTCAGATCCCGCCCTGGATCCGAACCGTCCGTATTTCGACTACAGAGCCGCCGCAGGCGTCGACTATAAGTTCGTGCCCGAAACGACACACTTTCTGCAGCTCGAGAAACCGGAGGAGTGCGCGGCGGTAATGCTGGACTTCCTGAGCCGGCAGGGCTTTGTCGAGAGCCCGTGA
- the rpsO gene encoding 30S ribosomal protein S15, which translates to MSIEKEQKEQILADHGRHEKDTGSPEAQIALMTARITELTEHFKVHKKDHHSLRGLLKIVGRRRRLLSYLRRNDLDRYRKLIKDLGIRG; encoded by the coding sequence GTGAGCATTGAGAAAGAACAGAAAGAGCAGATCCTTGCCGATCACGGACGTCACGAGAAGGATACGGGATCGCCCGAGGCGCAGATCGCCCTCATGACCGCCCGGATCACCGAACTGACGGAGCATTTCAAAGTCCACAAGAAAGACCACCATTCGCTGCGTGGCCTGCTCAAGATCGTTGGCCGCCGGCGCCGGTTGCTTTCCTACCTGCGCAGGAATGACCTGGATCGGTATCGGAAACTGATCAAGGATCTGGGTATCCGCGGATAG
- a CDS encoding type II toxin-antitoxin system HicB family antitoxin, translating into MRNTIVVEKSPNNHAAYVPDLPGCVATGPTKQDVIGEIRQAIAQHVESLLEHGEPVPPPQCSATVLDLAIADG; encoded by the coding sequence ATGCGCAATACCATTGTTGTCGAAAAGTCGCCGAACAACCATGCCGCTTACGTTCCGGACCTGCCCGGATGCGTTGCAACGGGACCTACCAAGCAGGATGTGATCGGCGAGATTCGTCAAGCGATAGCCCAGCATGTCGAGAGTCTACTTGAACACGGGGAACCCGTTCCCCCGCCTCAGTGCTCGGCAACCGTCCTGGACTTGGCGATCGCTGATGGATAG
- a CDS encoding insulinase family protein, which produces MPESTDRTRKTVLPNGIRVVTEHMPHVRSVTMGVWVWSGTRFEPAEKPGIAHFLEHAVFKGTEKRNAFQIAQSIESLGGYLNAFTGRELNCYFARVMDSHLPVAVDVIGDLLQSSKFDPHEIEKEKMVVIEEIHSLEDNPEDLVSELYANLIWQPHPLSRPILGNVPSVSSFTRNHLVAYLAARYRNDCIYVIAAGSVDHEALVDLVREQYDFPGKSDHADTDVNVDADAVVAGDADADVDTHVDADVDMDVDTAVRLDSKRPKQRHRKRVLSKDIAQLHLCLGGVALPYGHTSKYALFLLNALLGGGMTSRLFQKIREEAGLAYSIYSDLDFYRDTGQVCISAGVDPKDAQRAIDLIRQECRVLCEQSVPEEELRDTRSQLTGSLYLSLEESGSVMNRLARAEIYENTCTSVDEIVRKLDEVTTSDIAELAESIFTAENTYLTAVGPVSEDDIAL; this is translated from the coding sequence TTGCCAGAATCCACCGACCGTACCAGAAAAACCGTACTTCCCAACGGCATCCGGGTGGTTACGGAGCACATGCCGCACGTCCGATCCGTGACGATGGGCGTCTGGGTGTGGTCCGGCACGCGGTTCGAACCCGCCGAGAAGCCCGGAATCGCCCACTTTCTAGAACACGCCGTGTTCAAGGGCACCGAGAAGCGCAACGCGTTCCAGATCGCCCAGAGCATCGAAAGCCTCGGCGGGTACCTCAACGCCTTCACCGGCCGGGAACTCAACTGCTATTTCGCCCGGGTGATGGACAGCCACCTGCCCGTCGCCGTGGACGTGATCGGCGACCTGCTGCAGTCCTCGAAGTTCGACCCCCATGAGATCGAGAAGGAAAAGATGGTGGTCATCGAGGAGATACACAGCCTCGAAGACAACCCGGAAGACCTGGTCAGCGAACTTTACGCCAACCTGATCTGGCAGCCCCACCCCCTGAGCCGTCCGATCCTGGGCAACGTGCCTTCCGTCTCGTCCTTCACGCGGAACCACCTCGTCGCGTACCTTGCGGCCCGTTATCGGAACGACTGTATATACGTCATCGCGGCGGGGAGCGTGGACCACGAGGCCCTGGTCGATCTCGTGCGGGAACAGTACGATTTCCCCGGGAAAAGCGACCATGCGGATACGGATGTCAACGTGGATGCCGACGCGGTCGTAGCCGGGGATGCTGACGCGGATGTCGACACGCATGTCGACGCGGACGTCGACATGGACGTTGACACAGCCGTCCGGCTCGATTCGAAGCGGCCTAAGCAGCGGCACAGGAAGCGTGTGCTGAGCAAGGACATCGCCCAGTTACATCTCTGCCTGGGGGGCGTCGCCCTGCCCTACGGCCATACGTCGAAATACGCCCTGTTCCTGCTGAACGCCCTGCTGGGCGGCGGGATGACCTCGCGGCTGTTTCAGAAGATCCGCGAGGAGGCCGGACTGGCCTACTCGATCTATTCGGACCTGGATTTCTACCGGGATACCGGCCAGGTCTGCATCAGTGCCGGTGTGGACCCGAAGGACGCGCAGCGTGCGATCGACCTGATCCGTCAGGAATGCCGGGTGTTGTGCGAGCAATCCGTGCCGGAGGAAGAGCTCCGGGATACGCGGTCCCAGCTGACTGGAAGCCTGTACCTGTCGCTGGAGGAGTCCGGCAGCGTGATGAACCGGCTTGCGAGGGCGGAGATCTACGAGAACACCTGTACCAGCGTTGACGAGATCGTAAGGAAGCTGGATGAAGTGACCACGTCCGATATCGCCGAACTGGCCGAGTCCATTTTCACGGCGGAAAACACGTACCTCACGGCCGTCGGTCCCGTGTCGGAAGACGATATCGCCCTGTGA
- the rbfA gene encoding 30S ribosome-binding factor RbfA — translation MAHRRTARVADLVKQEVSQIIQHEMKDPRIGFVTVTSVDVSVDLRHARVYFSVLGTQEDQKASLEGLERAKGYIRTQLGRRIKLRHIPELLFRYDESFDYAQRISNVMRSIETTDNESGSQTGQVKADHVPADQVPADRVQADQGDDEGR, via the coding sequence ATGGCACACCGTCGAACGGCACGGGTGGCTGACCTGGTCAAACAGGAAGTCAGCCAGATCATTCAGCACGAGATGAAGGACCCCCGTATCGGATTCGTGACGGTGACTTCCGTGGACGTATCGGTCGACCTGAGGCACGCGCGGGTCTATTTCAGCGTGCTCGGTACGCAGGAGGATCAGAAAGCGAGTCTGGAGGGACTCGAACGGGCGAAGGGGTATATCCGGACGCAGCTCGGGCGGAGGATCAAGCTGAGGCACATTCCTGAACTGCTCTTTCGGTACGACGAGTCGTTCGACTACGCACAGCGTATTTCGAATGTAATGAGGAGCATAGAAACCACAGACAACGAATCCGGTAGCCAGACGGGCCAAGTAAAGGCGGACCATGTGCCGGCGGACCAGGTGCCGGCGGACCGGGTACAGGCGGACCAGGGAGACGACGAAGGCCGATGA
- the pnp gene encoding polyribonucleotide nucleotidyltransferase, whose protein sequence is MAHRVELELAGRTLSLETGKVAKQADSSVWVQYGESVILANVVSENKYVEGRDYLPLMVDYRERMYAAGRIPGARLRREGPPSEKEILSGRQVDHAIRPLFPKDYFYETQVSIVVLSTDMENDHDILGVIGAAAALQISDIPFKAPLAAIRMGRVDGEFVVNPTYSDLEDSDLDFVVTGTPDHIMSLEGSAHEISEDDLTDAILLCHENIKAVIEKIEELRQMVGAPERRSYDSPKTDAELADKVREIALPLVQEGNRTREKKARGDCFGRAADLAVEQLAETYPDSENIIRDLVRDVQSADMHDMIKNEGVRVDGRGMDDIRPIWSEVGVLPRTHGSALFTRGETQSLTVTTLGSKQDEMKQDDLEGDSLKSFMLHYNFPPYSVGEVRMARGPRPRDIGHGSLAEHAIAPVIPSEDVFPYTIRIVSEILESNSSSSMATVCGATLSLMDAGVPIKSPVAGVNIGLIPDDPKPQYLVDIQGVEDHLGGMDFKVAGTREGITSVQLDVKVMEVNEEILRESFARAKKARLFILDKMAETIAETRPQLSEHAPRILTVQVKQDQIGSVIGPGGKVVRGIQEETGAQINIENDGTITIAAVDAAAGEKAKQIIESMTEEPEIGKVYQGTVKRIVDFGAFVEILPGKDGLVHISEWENHRTNSMQDVTNEGDEVTVKIINIDNQGKVKLSRKQVLAAN, encoded by the coding sequence ATGGCTCATCGTGTAGAACTTGAACTGGCTGGCAGGACGCTGTCCCTCGAAACCGGTAAGGTCGCCAAGCAGGCGGATTCATCCGTATGGGTGCAGTATGGCGAGAGTGTGATTCTGGCCAACGTCGTTTCAGAAAACAAGTACGTGGAAGGCCGCGACTACCTTCCGTTGATGGTGGATTACCGCGAGCGGATGTACGCGGCGGGACGTATTCCCGGCGCCAGGCTTCGCAGAGAAGGACCTCCTTCAGAGAAAGAGATCCTGAGCGGTCGGCAGGTCGATCACGCCATCCGTCCCCTTTTCCCCAAGGACTATTTCTACGAGACGCAGGTTTCCATCGTCGTGCTGTCGACGGACATGGAGAACGACCACGACATCCTGGGCGTTATCGGCGCCGCCGCGGCCCTGCAGATCTCGGATATTCCATTCAAGGCCCCCCTGGCCGCGATCCGGATGGGTCGGGTGGACGGCGAATTCGTCGTCAATCCGACCTACAGCGACCTGGAGGACAGCGACCTGGATTTCGTGGTGACCGGCACGCCGGACCACATCATGTCGCTGGAAGGCAGCGCCCACGAGATCTCGGAAGACGACCTGACCGATGCGATCCTGCTTTGCCACGAAAACATCAAGGCGGTCATCGAGAAGATCGAGGAGCTCCGCCAGATGGTCGGCGCGCCGGAGCGGCGGTCGTACGATTCGCCCAAGACGGATGCCGAACTCGCCGACAAGGTGCGCGAGATCGCCCTTCCCCTCGTCCAGGAAGGCAACCGGACCCGGGAGAAGAAGGCGCGCGGAGACTGTTTCGGCCGCGCGGCCGACCTGGCCGTCGAGCAGCTGGCGGAAACCTATCCGGACAGCGAGAACATCATTCGCGACCTGGTGCGGGACGTGCAGAGCGCCGATATGCATGACATGATAAAGAACGAAGGCGTGCGCGTCGACGGCCGGGGCATGGATGACATTCGTCCGATCTGGTCGGAAGTCGGCGTGCTGCCGAGGACCCACGGATCGGCGCTCTTCACCCGGGGCGAAACGCAGAGCCTGACCGTGACGACCCTGGGATCCAAGCAGGACGAGATGAAGCAGGACGATCTCGAAGGCGATTCGCTGAAGTCCTTCATGCTGCACTACAATTTCCCGCCGTACAGCGTAGGAGAAGTGCGCATGGCCCGGGGACCCAGGCCGCGCGATATCGGCCACGGCTCGCTGGCGGAACACGCCATCGCGCCCGTGATCCCGTCGGAGGACGTGTTCCCCTATACCATCCGCATCGTCTCCGAAATCCTGGAGTCCAACAGTTCGTCGTCCATGGCCACCGTCTGCGGTGCGACACTGTCCCTGATGGACGCGGGCGTGCCCATCAAGAGCCCCGTCGCCGGCGTGAACATCGGTCTGATACCGGACGATCCCAAGCCCCAGTACCTGGTCGACATCCAGGGCGTGGAGGATCACCTGGGCGGCATGGATTTCAAGGTCGCCGGCACGCGGGAAGGGATCACTTCCGTGCAGCTCGACGTCAAAGTCATGGAAGTGAACGAGGAGATTCTCCGCGAGTCCTTCGCCAGGGCGAAGAAGGCACGGCTGTTCATCCTGGACAAGATGGCCGAGACCATCGCCGAGACGCGGCCGCAGCTTTCCGAGCACGCTCCCCGCATCCTGACCGTACAGGTCAAGCAGGACCAGATCGGTTCCGTGATCGGTCCGGGCGGCAAGGTGGTGCGCGGCATCCAGGAGGAGACGGGCGCCCAGATCAATATCGAGAACGACGGGACGATCACGATCGCCGCCGTCGACGCGGCCGCCGGGGAGAAGGCCAAGCAGATCATCGAAAGCATGACGGAGGAGCCCGAGATCGGCAAGGTCTACCAGGGCACCGTGAAGCGGATCGTCGATTTCGGCGCCTTTGTCGAAATCCTTCCGGGCAAGGACGGCCTGGTGCACATTTCCGAATGGGAAAACCACCGGACGAACTCCATGCAGGATGTGACCAACGAAGGCGACGAGGTGACCGTGAAGATCATCAATATCGACAATCAGGGCAAAGTCAAGCTGAGCCGGAAGCAGGTGCTCGCCGCGAACTGA
- a CDS encoding dUTP diphosphatase — MSNPIVIPIASTRPDRVHPAPRRMTPGSAGLDLYACVDEPVEIAPKQLELIGTGYAIALPPGFEGQVRPRSGLALNHKIGVLNSPGTIDSDYRGEIKVILFNFGDQPYSVSDRERIAQLVIATVPFVVFEEVDRLDETGRGTGGYGHTGI, encoded by the coding sequence ATGAGCAACCCCATCGTCATACCCATCGCCTCGACCCGGCCGGACAGGGTGCATCCGGCGCCGCGAAGGATGACCCCAGGATCCGCGGGGCTCGATCTGTACGCCTGTGTCGACGAGCCGGTGGAAATCGCGCCGAAACAGCTCGAACTGATCGGGACGGGATACGCCATAGCGCTGCCCCCGGGATTCGAAGGACAGGTACGTCCCCGAAGCGGCCTGGCGCTCAATCACAAGATTGGCGTGCTGAACAGCCCGGGCACGATCGACTCGGACTACCGCGGAGAGATCAAGGTGATCCTCTTCAATTTCGGCGATCAGCCGTACAGCGTAAGCGACCGGGAGAGAATCGCCCAACTCGTCATCGCCACCGTACCTTTCGTCGTCTTTGAGGAGGTCGACCGTCTCGATGAAACCGGGCGCGGCACCGGCGGATACGGCCACACGGGGATATAA
- a CDS encoding bifunctional riboflavin kinase/FAD synthetase has product MKVLRSVEEAATRYPRAVIAVGNFDGVHLGHGAIIGQAIDRSKALGAPCVVVTFDPHPQLVVGRKPSLPILTPTDRKLELLSPFEIDAVLVIPFTDAFARIEAESFVKATYVDTLDIQEIVVGYSHNFGRHGRGDRLLLDRLSARYGFAVHVVQPIQVEGSPVNSSQIRAVLSEGEIHEAERMLGHPYAITGTVVRGDGRGSALRFPTANLEPHDPDALIPRRGVYAVRVGLGEGVLNGVMNIGVRPTFGQEVEHCEVHILDFEGDLYNQSIRVEFVERIRDEKRFETVEALKDQISKDVYTTYNMLKA; this is encoded by the coding sequence ATGAAGGTCCTTCGCTCCGTTGAGGAAGCCGCAACCCGCTATCCCCGGGCCGTGATCGCCGTCGGCAACTTCGACGGGGTCCACCTGGGGCACGGCGCGATCATCGGGCAGGCGATCGACCGGTCGAAAGCCCTGGGCGCCCCCTGCGTGGTCGTGACTTTCGATCCGCATCCGCAACTGGTCGTCGGCAGAAAACCGTCACTGCCGATCCTGACGCCGACGGACCGGAAACTTGAGCTGCTGTCGCCATTCGAAATCGATGCCGTGCTCGTCATCCCCTTCACGGACGCGTTTGCCCGGATCGAGGCGGAATCCTTCGTTAAAGCGACGTATGTAGACACACTGGATATACAGGAGATTGTCGTAGGCTACAGCCACAATTTCGGAAGACACGGACGGGGAGACCGGTTGCTGCTGGACCGGCTGAGCGCGCGATACGGTTTTGCGGTCCACGTGGTGCAGCCGATTCAGGTGGAGGGGAGCCCGGTAAACAGCAGCCAGATCCGAGCTGTCCTGTCAGAAGGAGAAATCCACGAAGCCGAGCGTATGCTCGGCCATCCCTACGCGATCACCGGCACGGTGGTCCGCGGGGACGGAAGAGGGAGCGCGTTGCGGTTTCCCACTGCAAACCTGGAACCGCACGATCCCGACGCCCTGATCCCCAGGCGGGGGGTATACGCGGTTCGCGTCGGCCTGGGCGAGGGGGTGCTCAACGGCGTGATGAACATCGGCGTCCGGCCCACGTTCGGCCAGGAGGTCGAACACTGCGAGGTGCACATCCTGGATTTCGAAGGGGACCTTTACAACCAGTCCATCCGGGTGGAATTCGTCGAGCGTATCCGGGACGAGAAGAGGTTCGAGACCGTCGAAGCGCTCAAAGACCAGATTTCAAAGGACGTATATACGACGTACAACATGTTGAAAGCGTGA
- a CDS encoding zinc-binding alcohol dehydrogenase, translating into MSGLINKVPANVSSKAAAFMVMGATSLHGHRVARPELGEAVVVTGMGIVGQLAATFAKLSGAVPVIGVDLDDFRLQRARERGVDVCINPEKEPEVAEAVRRHCVADGADLVIEATGVPAVYPMALNLPRLGGRLLALGSPRGSVEVSFFGEVHLREVTILGAHQPKTPEEADLYYPWSKRRDRDLVLRLMSEGKLPIEDLITHEADPSDCQAIFDMLADDPREALGVVFRWD; encoded by the coding sequence ATGTCTGGCTTAATCAACAAGGTGCCGGCGAATGTATCATCAAAGGCCGCGGCGTTCATGGTCATGGGGGCGACTTCGCTACATGGCCACCGCGTTGCCCGTCCGGAACTGGGCGAAGCCGTGGTGGTGACCGGCATGGGCATCGTGGGCCAGTTGGCCGCCACCTTTGCGAAACTGAGCGGCGCCGTACCCGTAATCGGCGTGGATCTGGATGACTTCCGCCTACAGAGGGCCCGTGAGCGCGGGGTCGACGTATGTATCAACCCGGAGAAAGAACCCGAAGTGGCCGAAGCGGTGCGCCGGCACTGCGTAGCAGACGGTGCGGACCTGGTCATCGAAGCAACCGGTGTGCCCGCTGTCTATCCGATGGCACTGAACCTGCCAAGACTCGGCGGCCGTCTGCTCGCCCTCGGTTCCCCGCGCGGTTCGGTGGAAGTGAGCTTTTTCGGCGAGGTCCATCTGCGTGAGGTTACGATTTTGGGTGCTCACCAGCCCAAGACGCCCGAAGAGGCCGACCTGTACTATCCCTGGAGCAAGCGCAGGGACCGCGATCTCGTACTGCGGCTCATGAGTGAAGGAAAACTGCCGATCGAGGATCTGATTACCCACGAAGCCGACCCCTCCGATTGTCAGGCAATCTTTGATATGCTTGCGGATGATCCCAGGGAGGCACTGGGGGTGGTTTTCAGGTGGGACTGA
- a CDS encoding 2-oxoisovalerate dehydrogenase, with translation MTEIIFEVIESNEGGYEARALGHSIFTQGEDWNELKDMAREAVLCHFDEAETPRVIRLHQVRDEVIAV, from the coding sequence ATGACTGAAATCATATTCGAAGTGATCGAGTCCAACGAAGGCGGTTATGAGGCACGCGCACTCGGGCACAGCATCTTTACGCAGGGAGAGGATTGGAACGAGCTAAAGGACATGGCGAGAGAGGCCGTGCTGTGTCATTTTGACGAGGCCGAAACGCCCCGGGTAATCAGACTGCATCAGGTCCGTGATGAAGTTATCGCCGTATGA
- a CDS encoding addiction module toxin, HicA family has translation MKIPRDLSGEQVVQLLSHNFGYRVRRTRGSHATVTLTTKTKEHSVTITLHRPVRIGTLSRTISYVAIFVGVGVSKDEVVGKLFGP, from the coding sequence ATGAAGATCCCAAGAGATCTGTCCGGTGAACAGGTCGTCCAACTGCTAAGCCATAACTTCGGCTACCGTGTACGTAGAACGCGTGGAAGCCATGCTACAGTAACTCTGACGACGAAAACGAAAGAGCACAGCGTAACGATAACGCTACATCGCCCGGTACGGATTGGAACTTTGAGCCGGACTATATCTTACGTGGCAATTTTCGTTGGTGTGGGTGTGTCGAAGGACGAGGTCGTTGGGAAGCTGTTTGGACCGTGA
- a CDS encoding MoaD/ThiS family protein, with amino-acid sequence MTVSVKLFATLRKYLPENAVNKTATIELGDGAKASDIIAQLDIPDGHIHLILIDGKHSAEDSPLTDGAVVSFFPPIAGGA; translated from the coding sequence ATGACCGTTTCCGTCAAGCTCTTTGCCACACTGAGAAAATACCTGCCCGAGAACGCGGTCAACAAAACGGCGACGATAGAACTCGGCGATGGGGCCAAGGCGAGCGACATCATCGCGCAGTTGGACATCCCCGATGGCCATATTCATCTGATCCTGATCGACGGCAAACACTCGGCTGAAGACTCCCCGTTGACGGACGGTGCGGTGGTCAGCTTCTTCCCGCCTATTGCCGGCGGGGCCTAG
- a CDS encoding OmpA family protein, which produces MRAGILVSLCLCISSFLSVPLPISAQGSGDNSAASAAGRITAATSSLNHLSDLDAGFLIPDTFDRVQEAYDRYTRDIREGKSTRDIDRSHTEFDAALVLARERLDRVNELLMVPLEKRAAAQRANAPAMVPDAFEEAESRLERAISRLEDDRVSDAFSQGQEAAALYDVARSSVIEMSLIGSAQIGLAEAEDQDWDRLAPASFAQARRLVDEVTGALDRGEPLSAALRNKAQTADYAVRRAIEIAAQVDGLRKDPGNWERMLLSQEDLARQAADMAGVGADFLANDPQAIMTESLRTLAARQDSLGRLLQLAEIDAAALRAEVDSLHQAIEEQQIRLSSMVESYQQDLQRRKEELDRERRELRDYLYEKTQLDATAQAQERFSDDEAIVVRDADRLTLRLIGLSFQAGRTEIPRGARGLLERLGEFLVLYPQTRVAVKGHTDATGAEEKNVTLSKSRANAVMQFLADQSGVETERMTSSGLGSAQPIDSNNTRRGRDRNRRIDVVLTFTRDL; this is translated from the coding sequence ATGCGTGCTGGTATCCTGGTATCCCTTTGCCTTTGTATTTCCTCGTTCCTGTCGGTTCCCCTTCCCATATCGGCGCAAGGCTCCGGCGACAACAGTGCGGCCAGTGCGGCCGGTCGGATCACTGCGGCTACTTCCTCCCTGAATCATCTTTCCGATCTCGACGCCGGGTTCCTGATCCCTGATACTTTCGACAGGGTACAGGAGGCCTACGATCGATATACACGGGATATCCGGGAAGGTAAATCGACCCGGGATATCGATCGGTCCCATACGGAGTTCGACGCCGCTCTGGTCCTGGCGCGGGAACGTCTGGATCGCGTGAACGAATTGCTGATGGTGCCGCTGGAGAAACGGGCGGCGGCCCAACGGGCGAACGCTCCCGCGATGGTTCCGGATGCCTTCGAGGAGGCCGAAAGCCGCCTCGAACGGGCCATTTCCAGGCTGGAGGACGACCGGGTCTCCGATGCTTTCTCCCAGGGACAGGAAGCGGCCGCGCTCTATGATGTGGCAAGGTCGTCGGTGATCGAGATGTCGCTTATCGGTTCGGCGCAGATCGGACTGGCCGAAGCCGAGGATCAGGATTGGGACCGGTTGGCCCCGGCGTCCTTCGCGCAGGCCCGCCGGTTGGTGGACGAAGTAACCGGCGCGCTGGACCGCGGAGAACCCCTGTCCGCCGCGCTCCGAAACAAGGCCCAGACCGCCGATTACGCGGTACGGCGCGCCATTGAGATTGCGGCACAAGTCGATGGGCTTCGCAAGGATCCAGGTAACTGGGAGCGCATGTTGCTGTCACAGGAGGATCTCGCCCGGCAGGCCGCCGACATGGCGGGGGTCGGCGCCGACTTCCTGGCCAATGATCCGCAGGCTATCATGACGGAAAGTCTGCGCACCCTCGCCGCACGACAGGATTCACTTGGCCGCCTTCTCCAGCTGGCAGAGATCGACGCCGCGGCGCTCAGGGCCGAGGTCGATTCCCTGCACCAGGCGATCGAGGAACAGCAGATTCGCCTGTCCTCCATGGTGGAAAGCTACCAGCAGGACCTGCAGCGCAGGAAGGAGGAGCTGGACCGGGAACGCCGGGAACTCAGGGACTACCTGTACGAGAAGACCCAGCTGGATGCAACCGCCCAGGCCCAGGAGCGATTCTCGGATGACGAGGCGATCGTGGTGCGGGATGCCGACCGTCTTACCCTTCGGCTCATCGGGCTGTCCTTCCAGGCGGGAAGAACGGAAATACCCCGGGGCGCGCGGGGGTTGCTCGAGAGACTCGGGGAGTTTCTCGTGTTGTATCCTCAGACCCGCGTCGCTGTGAAGGGGCATACGGACGCCACCGGAGCGGAGGAAAAGAACGTCACCCTCTCGAAGTCCCGCGCCAATGCGGTCATGCAGTTTCTGGCGGACCAGTCCGGTGTCGAAACCGAACGCATGACGTCCTCCGGCCTCGGCAGCGCCCAGCCCATCGACAGCAACAATACGCGCAGGGGCCGGGACCGGAACCGGCGAATCGACGTGGTCCTGACCTTCACTAGAGATCTGTAA